In Triticum urartu cultivar G1812 chromosome 6, Tu2.1, whole genome shotgun sequence, the following proteins share a genomic window:
- the LOC125513589 gene encoding H/ACA ribonucleoprotein complex subunit 3-like protein yields the protein MYLQFYTNEKGEKVYTTKKESPLGVPTQSAHPARFSPDDKYARQRYLLKKRFGLLPTQQPAQKY from the exons ATGTATCTCCAGTTCTACACGAACGAGAAGGGTGAGAAGGTTTACACCACCAAG AAGGAATCCCCTCTCGGTGTGCCGACGCAGTCTGCCCACCCAG CTCGTTTCTCCCCGGATGACAAGTACGCACGTCAGCGTTACCTGTTGAAGAAGAGGTTTGGATTGCTGCCAACCCAACAGCCCGCACAGAAGTACTGA
- the LOC125513588 gene encoding two-component response regulator-like PRR1, with protein MVGAGEGGRAGGSGAGVGGGQPFVDRSKVRILLCDSDPDSSRDVLRLLCNCSYQVTCAKSPRQVINMLNCEGAEIDIILAEVDLPVSKCFKMLKYIGRNKELRHIPIIMMSNRDEVSVVVKCLRLGAAEYLVKPLRMNELLNLWTHVWRRRRMLGLAEKNFFIDNLELVLSEPSDANTNSTTLLSDETDDKPKGNRNHETNTSSQHEYESPAVDPPKTDQLENLPSIAEDDDKASSPGGMFSRPIKTNLRIAESSAFLAYVKSSTPANNPLDNELQREGNQIDVMDHQGNFSGATDRIDTNSSINIQDEKAFETPMQYPLVCFSSSNLHLEQRNEGQQDVSGNPPVYHYPFYYPGMVEHGMALHSVQSFQGNINTAQAHTPPTMLHQYNVYHQSHGASMQSYQYSPAGMNVHSSHLSTQNVWSSVSSTPIPEERHSRSGRRAAALAKFRQKRKDRCFDKKVRYVNRKKVAETRPRVRGQFVRQASNTDIISTGDDISEYEDDDPSSRDVELVSSPE; from the exons ATGGTGGGCGCCGGCGAGGGGGGTCGCGCTGGCGGCAGCGGCGCCGGGGTAGGCGGAGGGCAGCCGTTCGTGGACCGGAGCAAGGTGAGGATCCTCCTCTGCGACAGCGACCCCGACAGCTCACGGGATGTGCTTCGCCTCCTCTGCAACTGCTCCTACCAAG TAACCTGCGCCAAGTCTCCACGGCAGGTGATCAACATGCTCAACTGCGAGGGCGCTGAGATAGACATCATCCTGGCCGAGGTCGACCTGCCAGTCTCCAAGTGCTTCAAGATGCTCAAGTACATTGGCAGGAACAAGGAACTGCGCCACATCCCCATCATCA TGATGTCCAACAGAGACGAGGTTTCTGTTGTTGTCAAGTGCTTGCGGCTCGGGGCAGCAGAGTACCTGGTCAAGCCGCTTCGCATGAATGAGCTGTTGAATCTCTGGACCCATGTGTGGCGAAGGAGACGGATG CTTGGTTTGGCCGAGAAAAACTTCTTCATTGACAATCTTGAGTTGGTGCTGTCGGAACCTAGTGATGCCAATACCAATAGCACCACACTCCTTTCGGACGAGACAGATGATAAGCCGAAAGGAAATAGAAATCATGAAACAAATACCTCGAGTCAACATGAATACGAG TCTCCTGCTGTGGACCCCCCCAAAACAGACCAATTGGAAAATTTACCTAGCATTGCGGAAGATGATGATAAAGCAT CATCTCCAGGAGGAATGTTTTCACGCCCAATAAAGACTAATTTGAGGATAGCTGAGTCATCTGCATTTCTAGCATATGTTAAATCAAGCACTCCAGCAAACAACCCATTGGATAATGAACTACAGAGAGAGGGTAATCAGATAGATGTTATGGATCACCAGGGTAATTTCTCTGGTGCGACCGACAGAATTGACACTAATAGTAGTATAAATATTCAGGATGAAAAAGCTTTTGAGACGCCTATGCAGTATCCTTTGGTGTGCTTTTCTTCCTCTAACTTGCATCTGGAGCAAAGGAATGAGGGCCAACAAGATGTTTCAGGAAACCCTCCTGTGTATCATTACCCATTTTATTATCCAGGGATGGTAGAGCATGGCATGGCACTTCATTCAGTTCAAAGTTTCCAAGGAAACATAAACACTGCTCAAGCTCATACACCACCAACAATGCTCCATCAATACAATGTTTATCACCAATCCCATGGTGCATCGATGCAATCATATCAGTATAGTCCTGCTGGTATGAATGTGCATTCAAGTCATTTGTCAACGCAGAATGTGTGGTCGTCGGTATCAAGCACACCAATTCCCGAGGAAAGACATAGTCGATCTGGCAGGAGGGCTGCAGCACTTGCAAAATTCAGGCAGAAAAGGAAGGACCGCTGTTTTGACAAGAAGGTGAGGTATGTTAATCGGAAGAAAGTTGCTGAAACAAGGCCGAGGGTGCGGGGTCAGTTTGTTAGGCAGGCAAGCAACACAGATATAATTAGCACTGGTGATGATATATCTGAATATGAAGACGATGATCCATCCTCCAGGGACGTTGAGTTGGTTTCTTCACCAGAATAG